A portion of the Leptospira wolbachii serovar Codice str. CDC genome contains these proteins:
- a CDS encoding ABC transporter ATP-binding protein/permease, which yields MPSKSKLNQSQSWLRLSSIIRQLILSKQGPTAIRYGITLVILVILFNVFNVINSYVGRDFISSIEQKNTNAFYTNALLYAFVFIISSAIGSVYRYAEERLGILWREQLTWRLTENYLTERTYHQIIGKPGIENPDQRITDDVKSFTTTTISFTLLFIGGVFSAISFSGVLWSINPVLFLVAVTYALTGTVSTIFLGKSLIRINYDQLDMEASYRADLLHIRQHAESIAVTHREARMSVRLKSRLRKLVNNFRKLISVNLRLSLFTNSYNYYIQIIPMLIIAPSYMRGEIEFGVITQAALAFTTLLNAFSLIVTQFQSISAFSAVVKRLHSLDTAMLQAETESKSLRESNYNADEIGFENFTLYSNDKSKLLVDNLQLTIHRNERWLITSLDETVKLSLFRSIVGISNHSEGRIKKPNWEEILFLPEQPYLPPGRLRNVIVPAYLNLEVSDAAILKELKNMGLESLVRRFGGIRALKEWDEELSLAEKYKIAVIRILFVKPKFLILDRPGSSLGKFEISKLLKLFHRLGVTTVVIAKDEETVLEYDYHLNISHFGKWTLSPLHLTHTNL from the coding sequence GGACTTTATCTCTTCCATCGAACAAAAAAACACAAATGCCTTTTATACCAACGCATTGTTGTATGCTTTTGTATTTATCATTTCCTCTGCCATTGGATCAGTCTATCGGTATGCAGAAGAAAGACTTGGCATCCTTTGGCGCGAACAACTCACGTGGCGGTTGACAGAAAATTATCTAACAGAACGAACCTATCATCAAATCATAGGTAAACCCGGTATCGAAAATCCCGACCAAAGGATCACTGATGATGTCAAATCTTTTACAACAACTACAATCTCTTTCACCTTACTTTTTATAGGTGGTGTTTTTTCTGCAATTTCGTTTTCTGGAGTTCTTTGGAGCATTAATCCTGTTTTGTTTCTCGTAGCTGTCACTTATGCTCTAACTGGAACTGTATCCACTATATTTCTTGGAAAATCGCTCATTCGCATTAACTATGATCAATTGGACATGGAAGCAAGTTATAGAGCTGACCTACTCCATATCCGCCAACATGCAGAGTCCATCGCTGTGACACATAGGGAAGCAAGAATGTCTGTAAGGTTGAAATCAAGACTTCGGAAGTTAGTGAACAACTTCAGAAAACTAATTTCAGTAAACTTGAGACTAAGCCTATTCACCAATAGTTATAATTACTATATACAAATCATTCCGATGCTCATCATAGCGCCAAGTTATATGAGAGGGGAAATAGAATTTGGAGTGATTACGCAAGCAGCTCTTGCCTTTACCACCCTACTCAATGCTTTTTCCTTAATTGTCACACAGTTCCAGTCCATCTCTGCATTTTCTGCCGTTGTCAAACGTCTGCATTCTCTTGACACAGCCATGTTACAGGCAGAAACAGAATCCAAATCCCTAAGAGAGTCCAACTACAATGCAGATGAAATTGGTTTTGAAAATTTCACATTGTATTCAAATGATAAATCAAAACTTCTAGTAGACAACCTGCAATTGACAATTCACAGAAACGAACGTTGGCTTATCACTTCGCTTGATGAAACCGTGAAACTTAGTTTATTTCGCTCCATTGTTGGAATCAGCAATCACTCCGAAGGTAGGATTAAAAAGCCCAATTGGGAAGAGATTCTTTTTCTTCCCGAACAACCCTATCTACCTCCTGGACGACTTCGCAATGTCATTGTTCCTGCTTATTTGAATTTAGAAGTATCGGATGCAGCGATCCTAAAGGAACTAAAGAATATGGGGCTTGAATCACTGGTTCGTAGGTTTGGCGGAATCAGGGCCCTAAAAGAATGGGACGAAGAACTTTCGTTAGCCGAAAAATACAAAATTGCAGTGATCCGCATTCTTTTTGTGAAACCAAAATTTCTCATCCTCGACAGGCCTGGATCTAGTTTAGGTAAATTTGAAATTTCAAAACTCTTAAAGTTATTTCACAGACTGGGAGTAACCACGGTAGTTATCGCAAAAGACGAAGAAACTGTTTTGGAATACGACTACCATTTAAACATTTCTCATTTCGGGAAATGGACTCTTTCTCCACTCCATCTAACTCACACAAACCTATGA
- a CDS encoding P-II family nitrogen regulator: MKMIIAIIQPHKLEEVKAELTKNEIYRLTVSDVQGYGQQKGKTEVFRGHEYTVNLLRKVRLEIAVNDEFVKPTVDAILKAAKSGDGKIGDGKIFISPLEEVIRIRTGEKGKSAI; this comes from the coding sequence ATGAAAATGATCATTGCAATCATCCAACCACATAAGTTGGAAGAAGTTAAAGCAGAATTGACTAAAAACGAAATTTACCGTCTAACAGTTTCTGACGTTCAAGGTTACGGACAACAAAAAGGGAAAACAGAAGTATTTCGTGGACACGAATACACTGTAAACTTACTTCGAAAAGTTCGTTTAGAAATCGCGGTTAATGATGAATTCGTTAAACCAACTGTTGATGCTATCTTAAAAGCAGCAAAAAGTGGTGACGGAAAAATCGGAGACGGAAAGATTTTTATCTCACCTTTAGAGGAAGTGATTCGAATCAGAACCGGCGAGAAAGGAAAAAGCGCCATTTAA
- a CDS encoding deoxyribodipyrimidine photo-lyase, which produces MNEERIRNCNQKPMFPSGNYILYWMQAYRRFDSNHAFAYAVSLAKEQNKELIVYEGLRCDYPWNSERIHKFILEGMYDNQTRADELGINYWSFIESKSNPARGVLKEIAKNAVAIVTDDFPCFIIPEQINKLSEKINCPLIAVDSNSLLPLSRFERTASAARILRIWIHKEFLKGLPKFAKPKWKKEDLLGLHHQTKPPHGFGLPKDLNSFLLSLDFKEQVPPAKGVKGGRTEALKILKTFVTKKIQNYETGRSQPNPPEITATSGLSPYLHFGHIGIEEIFQSVLEATSQGKWNPERMSHQKPGDRDHFYSESSSTNHFLDELITWRDIGYLFFWKDKPNHINLEHLPDWVKANFRKHKSDTREYLYTLEQFESANTHDELWNAAQTELVKTGRMHNYMRMLWGKKVIEWTKTYEEAFSILEHLNNKYAYDGRNPNSYTGILWCFGLFDRPWFPERNVFGNVRFMSSDSTKKKFKMKSYLEYIGELSENSDSLFP; this is translated from the coding sequence ATGAACGAGGAACGAATCCGGAATTGTAATCAAAAACCTATGTTTCCTAGTGGGAATTACATCCTTTATTGGATGCAAGCCTACCGCAGATTTGATTCCAACCATGCCTTTGCTTATGCGGTCTCTTTGGCCAAAGAACAAAACAAGGAACTCATTGTGTATGAGGGATTACGCTGCGACTATCCTTGGAATTCAGAAAGGATCCATAAATTTATTCTGGAAGGAATGTATGACAACCAAACAAGAGCAGACGAATTGGGTATCAACTATTGGAGTTTTATAGAATCAAAATCTAACCCTGCACGGGGAGTCTTAAAAGAAATTGCAAAAAATGCAGTCGCCATTGTTACCGATGACTTTCCTTGTTTTATTATCCCTGAACAAATTAATAAACTCTCTGAAAAAATCAATTGTCCGCTGATAGCCGTTGATAGCAATTCTCTCCTTCCCCTCTCCCGTTTTGAAAGGACAGCGAGTGCTGCAAGGATTCTAAGAATTTGGATTCATAAAGAATTTTTAAAAGGTTTGCCGAAGTTTGCCAAACCAAAATGGAAAAAAGAAGACTTACTAGGACTCCATCATCAAACAAAACCTCCTCATGGATTTGGACTCCCGAAAGATTTAAACTCATTTTTACTATCACTTGATTTTAAGGAACAAGTACCTCCCGCCAAAGGTGTGAAAGGTGGTCGGACAGAAGCTTTAAAAATTCTAAAAACCTTTGTCACAAAAAAAATACAAAACTATGAAACAGGCCGTTCCCAGCCCAACCCACCAGAAATCACTGCCACAAGTGGTCTCTCCCCCTACCTCCACTTTGGACATATTGGAATCGAGGAAATCTTTCAATCGGTATTAGAGGCAACGTCTCAAGGGAAATGGAATCCCGAACGAATGAGCCACCAAAAACCGGGAGACCGCGACCATTTTTATTCGGAATCCTCTTCCACCAATCACTTCTTAGACGAACTCATTACATGGAGAGATATTGGTTATCTTTTCTTTTGGAAGGACAAACCAAATCATATCAATTTAGAGCATCTTCCGGATTGGGTGAAGGCCAATTTTAGAAAACATAAATCCGACACAAGGGAGTATCTCTATACTTTAGAGCAGTTTGAATCCGCCAACACTCATGATGAACTTTGGAATGCTGCCCAAACCGAACTTGTAAAAACAGGAAGAATGCATAATTATATGCGAATGTTATGGGGTAAAAAAGTAATCGAGTGGACAAAGACTTACGAGGAAGCCTTTTCCATTTTAGAACATCTAAATAATAAATATGCCTACGATGGAAGAAATCCCAATTCCTATACAGGGATACTGTGGTGTTTTGGACTTTTTGATAGGCCCTGGTTTCCCGAACGAAACGTATTTGGAAATGTGCGGTTTATGTCCTCCGATTCCACAAAAAAGAAGTTTAAAATGAAATCCTATTTGGAGTATATTGGTGAACTGAGCGAGAACTCCGACTCATTGTTTCCATGA
- a CDS encoding GH36-type glycosyl hydrolase domain-containing protein produces the protein MDSFSTPSNSHKPMIQTIQSRSGLRFQFLSNGNVHSIRFHDLLVNLYLANEMEPSVSNIYLRIHTKKELLVFPLLGPKSNSLFQISESAYLCRGTCDKIDYALYLELHPNQPSWRYKVELTNKNDHSVLCDLVYVQDIGICEYSASRLNEYFVCHYIHHEPILSKDRLYGILSRQNELVLGNHPASFLFSTEPIRSYITDGLDLYPNGLNHPFLGKRRQGEHSILGLEREPLTLKPQERQSSSFYGSLLPNVESLRSFNNVDGYIQKAISGWNETQETDGFLLKSTPSLFTSAKQKEGDFATELDLQSYFPNPWREVEKSDSGSILSFFTEKSTHVVLKEKESLCLRPHGQILRTGLPTIPDESSLTATCYYKGIFLSQLTEGHTSINQYISRNHSYIGLFNSYGFRIFREEESGFALLDSPSFVIMEPHRMEWIYQWGTEILRIQVETKEDHKINFQLQTTEKKTRNYLLSFPIALDGDNGSLEQPPIIVKHKTKLQIQPNPESALYQRLDGKGFQIQSEDLNSWEISDDRLLFLDGKSRKQSYITARVSVNTSLQFTIQGNLVTPAKRSSQIQKPVLSFHSLSTYKKNENPELQSLKQIQEILPWFEQNARIHYLNPRGLEQYSGGGWGTRDVCQGAFEFLLATGEFHSCRSLLYQVFQEQNEDGDWPQWFMLYPRDSHIRAGDSHGDIIYWPILALASYLERTSDLDFLKETTTGPHRLEQRTILQALDKTISLMNDRLFPTTNLPIYGNGDWNDSLQPVRHEFRTHAVSTWTAELQSITYKALSKISHLTNDEKKQRYFETERLTLEQNIKEHCMEKGILSGLRYFSDDDSQKFYLHPSDIKTGIRYSVLPMIYGILSEVLDEAEVETHLSVIKNFLMGPDGVRLFDSPVPYSDGESKEFKRAETASYFGREIGLMYTHAHLRYCEALAYLGRSEEFFYHLNLVNPIGIQNKISSAKRRQSNCYYSSSDALFLDRYEATKEYKKILSGNVPLEGGWRVYSSGPGIYIKLVYECLFGIKTFSDGIEFDPTLPKGLDGLQLDIQLFDKNLTVFYTVESENATVELAILNENSIPFVRKENRYRRGAVRIQFSDLELFLKEGNNQLKILLR, from the coding sequence ATGGACTCTTTCTCCACTCCATCTAACTCACACAAACCTATGATTCAAACCATTCAAAGTCGATCCGGATTAAGATTTCAATTTTTATCCAACGGAAATGTCCATTCCATTCGTTTTCACGATCTTCTTGTAAACTTATATCTCGCTAATGAGATGGAACCCAGCGTGAGTAACATCTACTTGAGGATTCATACAAAAAAAGAACTATTAGTTTTCCCTTTGCTCGGACCAAAATCAAACTCCTTATTTCAAATTTCCGAGTCGGCTTATTTATGCAGAGGAACTTGCGACAAAATTGATTATGCTTTGTATTTAGAGCTCCACCCCAACCAACCTAGTTGGAGATACAAGGTCGAACTCACAAACAAAAATGATCACTCGGTGCTTTGTGATTTAGTTTACGTTCAAGATATAGGTATTTGTGAATATTCTGCTTCACGGCTGAATGAATACTTTGTCTGCCACTATATCCATCACGAACCCATTCTTTCTAAAGATAGGCTTTATGGAATTTTATCCCGACAAAATGAATTGGTATTAGGAAACCATCCAGCAAGTTTTTTATTTAGTACAGAACCCATTCGCTCTTATATTACCGATGGTCTGGATTTATATCCCAATGGTCTAAACCATCCATTTCTTGGCAAACGAAGGCAAGGCGAACATTCTATACTAGGATTAGAGAGAGAACCTTTGACTCTAAAACCGCAGGAGAGGCAGAGTTCTTCTTTTTATGGGTCGTTACTCCCGAACGTAGAATCCTTAAGATCATTCAACAACGTAGATGGATACATTCAAAAAGCCATATCGGGCTGGAATGAAACTCAAGAAACAGATGGGTTTCTTCTAAAATCAACTCCAAGCCTTTTCACTTCCGCCAAACAAAAAGAAGGTGATTTTGCAACAGAATTGGATCTACAATCATATTTCCCAAATCCTTGGCGAGAAGTAGAAAAAAGTGACTCGGGTTCCATCTTATCTTTTTTCACAGAGAAGTCCACTCATGTTGTGTTAAAAGAAAAAGAATCCCTTTGTTTACGTCCACACGGGCAAATCCTTCGGACAGGATTGCCAACAATTCCAGATGAGTCCTCTCTAACCGCTACCTGTTATTACAAAGGAATTTTTTTATCACAACTTACAGAGGGCCATACAAGCATCAATCAATACATATCGCGTAATCATAGTTATATTGGATTGTTTAATTCTTATGGATTCCGTATTTTTAGAGAAGAAGAGTCTGGCTTTGCACTACTAGATTCACCTTCTTTCGTGATCATGGAACCCCATCGAATGGAATGGATTTACCAATGGGGAACTGAAATCCTGCGCATTCAAGTCGAAACCAAAGAAGATCATAAAATCAACTTCCAATTACAAACAACGGAAAAAAAAACGAGGAACTACCTTCTTTCCTTCCCTATTGCACTCGACGGCGACAATGGTTCCTTAGAACAACCTCCAATCATAGTTAAACACAAAACAAAACTTCAAATTCAACCAAATCCCGAATCTGCCCTCTACCAAAGGTTAGATGGAAAAGGATTCCAAATCCAATCTGAAGATCTAAACTCTTGGGAAATCTCTGATGATCGTCTTTTATTCCTTGATGGAAAATCAAGAAAACAGTCTTATATAACAGCACGAGTTTCTGTAAACACAAGTTTGCAATTTACCATCCAAGGGAATTTGGTTACACCAGCAAAAAGGTCCTCACAAATCCAAAAACCAGTGTTGTCTTTTCATTCCTTATCCACATATAAAAAGAACGAGAATCCAGAACTTCAATCCTTAAAACAAATTCAAGAGATTTTACCTTGGTTCGAACAAAATGCACGCATCCACTATTTGAATCCGAGAGGACTCGAACAATATTCTGGCGGAGGCTGGGGCACAAGAGATGTATGCCAAGGAGCTTTCGAATTTTTACTTGCTACGGGAGAATTTCACTCTTGTCGCAGTTTACTATATCAAGTATTCCAAGAACAAAATGAAGATGGAGATTGGCCGCAATGGTTTATGCTTTATCCTCGTGATTCACATATCAGAGCCGGTGATTCCCATGGAGATATCATTTATTGGCCGATACTTGCACTTGCATCTTACTTAGAGCGGACTAGTGACTTAGACTTCCTAAAAGAAACAACAACTGGACCACACCGCCTCGAACAAAGGACGATCCTTCAAGCGTTAGACAAAACAATCTCTCTAATGAACGATCGTTTGTTTCCCACAACAAACCTTCCGATTTATGGAAACGGAGATTGGAATGATTCTTTACAACCTGTTCGCCATGAGTTTCGAACCCATGCAGTAAGTACTTGGACGGCAGAATTACAATCCATTACCTACAAAGCACTTAGTAAAATTTCTCACCTAACGAATGACGAAAAAAAGCAAAGATACTTTGAAACCGAGCGTTTGACATTGGAACAAAATATCAAAGAACATTGTATGGAAAAAGGAATTCTTTCGGGGTTGCGATATTTCTCCGACGATGATTCGCAAAAATTCTACTTACATCCATCAGATATAAAAACAGGAATCCGTTATAGTGTTCTTCCCATGATATATGGAATTTTATCGGAAGTATTGGACGAGGCGGAAGTAGAAACCCATCTTTCCGTAATCAAAAATTTCCTTATGGGACCTGACGGCGTTCGGCTTTTTGATTCCCCCGTCCCTTATTCCGATGGGGAAAGTAAAGAGTTCAAACGCGCAGAAACCGCCAGTTACTTTGGAAGGGAAATTGGACTTATGTATACTCATGCCCATTTACGTTACTGCGAAGCGCTGGCCTATCTGGGTAGATCAGAAGAATTCTTTTATCATTTGAATTTAGTAAACCCTATAGGAATCCAAAACAAAATTTCCTCTGCCAAGAGGAGGCAATCTAACTGTTATTATTCGAGCTCAGACGCTTTATTTTTAGATCGTTACGAAGCAACCAAAGAATATAAAAAAATATTATCTGGCAACGTTCCTTTGGAGGGTGGTTGGAGAGTGTATTCTAGTGGGCCTGGAATTTACATCAAACTGGTTTATGAATGTTTGTTCGGAATCAAAACCTTTTCTGATGGAATCGAATTCGATCCAACATTACCGAAAGGATTGGATGGATTACAATTGGATATACAACTGTTTGATAAAAACCTGACAGTTTTCTATACAGTGGAATCAGAAAATGCAACCGTTGAATTAGCAATTTTAAATGAAAATTCCATTCCCTTTGTTCGAAAGGAAAACCGCTACCGAAGGGGTGCCGTTAGGATTCAATTTTCTGATTTGGAATTGTTTCTAAAAGAAGGAAACAATCAGTTAAAAATATTGTTGCGATAA
- a CDS encoding ammonium transporter, with translation MKQYFKSIAFLLLVVPMFLFADDAATVANPAQETANAIQTLTVGLDTLWVLVAGMLVFFMNAGFALVESGFAQSKNTVNILAKNFIVFAAATFSYWAIGWGLMFGDGSPFLATEGLFFLGGADNSPAIGDAYKGVYSSMNWTGVPLLAKFFFQLVFAATAATIVSGAVAERIKFHSFLIFSFILVAFLYPFTGHWVWGGGWISALGFHDFAGSTVVHSVGGWAALAGAIVLGARKGKFLPDGRIKPILGHNMTSAALGTLILWLGWFGFNPGSTMGVGDGSTMAHVIVTTNISAALGALASTVTAWIILKKPDLGMILNGTLAGLVGITAPCAIVSPASAAIIGAVSGILVVLSVLFFDKIKIDDPVGATSVHLVCGIWGTLAVAIFGYEGSPAGVAVPSILTQIYGILAIGGFTFTVSLALWFVLKLAGGIRVGEEEELSGLDLGEHGAEAYPDFNIRARG, from the coding sequence ATGAAACAGTATTTCAAATCAATCGCCTTCCTGCTCCTGGTTGTTCCGATGTTCCTTTTTGCAGATGATGCTGCAACCGTCGCGAACCCGGCGCAAGAAACCGCAAATGCAATCCAAACTTTAACCGTTGGTTTAGACACCTTATGGGTGCTAGTCGCAGGTATGTTGGTATTCTTTATGAATGCCGGATTTGCTCTCGTTGAATCGGGATTCGCTCAATCGAAGAACACCGTGAACATTCTCGCTAAAAACTTTATTGTTTTTGCTGCAGCAACTTTCTCCTACTGGGCAATTGGTTGGGGTTTGATGTTTGGTGACGGATCTCCTTTTTTAGCAACCGAAGGTCTTTTTTTCTTAGGTGGAGCTGATAACTCACCTGCAATTGGTGATGCATACAAAGGTGTGTATTCTTCTATGAATTGGACTGGTGTTCCACTTCTTGCGAAATTTTTCTTCCAATTGGTCTTTGCGGCAACAGCAGCAACTATCGTGTCTGGAGCTGTGGCAGAACGAATTAAATTTCATTCCTTCCTTATCTTCTCCTTTATTCTAGTAGCGTTTCTGTATCCATTCACAGGTCACTGGGTATGGGGTGGTGGATGGATATCCGCACTTGGTTTTCATGACTTTGCTGGATCTACCGTAGTACACTCTGTAGGTGGTTGGGCAGCTCTTGCTGGTGCCATTGTTCTTGGAGCAAGAAAGGGAAAATTTTTACCAGACGGTAGAATCAAACCTATCCTTGGTCACAACATGACTTCTGCAGCTCTTGGAACACTGATCCTCTGGCTCGGTTGGTTTGGATTTAACCCTGGTTCTACTATGGGAGTGGGTGATGGAAGCACTATGGCGCATGTGATTGTGACTACAAACATATCTGCGGCTCTAGGAGCACTTGCATCTACTGTAACCGCTTGGATCATTTTGAAAAAACCTGACCTTGGTATGATTCTTAACGGAACACTCGCTGGTCTTGTGGGTATCACTGCTCCCTGTGCGATTGTTAGTCCAGCATCTGCTGCCATTATCGGTGCGGTGTCTGGAATTTTAGTAGTATTGTCCGTTCTTTTCTTTGACAAAATCAAAATTGATGACCCGGTAGGTGCAACTTCTGTTCACTTAGTTTGTGGTATTTGGGGAACATTAGCAGTTGCCATCTTCGGTTACGAAGGATCACCTGCAGGGGTTGCAGTTCCTTCTATTTTAACTCAAATTTACGGTATCCTTGCAATCGGTGGTTTTACATTCACAGTATCTTTAGCATTGTGGTTTGTGTTAAAACTTGCAGGCGGAATCCGAGTGGGTGAAGAGGAAGAACTAAGTGGTTTGGATCTTGGGGAACACGGAGCAGAAGCTTACCCTGATTTCAATATCAGAGCTCGCGGTTAA
- a CDS encoding ATP-dependent Clp protease adaptor ClpS: MTEQNQPSTFEETKTHFDSVYFYFVILFNDSIHEFSYVEDCLMKLCFKTKKDAKKIAMEAHTNGKAVCFQGSMEECETVAENMTNANLTVILGV, translated from the coding sequence ATGACAGAACAAAACCAACCTTCTACATTTGAAGAAACAAAAACCCACTTTGATTCTGTATACTTTTACTTTGTCATTTTATTCAATGATTCAATCCATGAGTTTTCTTATGTAGAAGATTGTTTGATGAAACTTTGTTTCAAAACAAAAAAAGATGCCAAAAAAATTGCCATGGAAGCCCATACCAATGGAAAAGCGGTTTGTTTTCAAGGCAGTATGGAAGAATGTGAAACCGTTGCAGAAAATATGACCAATGCCAATTTAACAGTGATTTTAGGTGTATGA